Genomic window (Candidatus Binataceae bacterium):
GCGCTTTTACGACTTTGAATTCAACCTCCTGCCCGACAGCCACGTCATCGCTATGCCGGCGATCATGCACGCGAACTGGTTCCAGGGATTGGAGGCGGTGCTCGATTCGGCCCACCTCGGAATCCTGCATTCGGGCCACATGCGACAGGCCGGAGCGTTTTCCAACAACGTCGCGATGTCGTCGATCAGCAGCCCCACCTTTGAGTTCGTGTTCAAGCCCTACGGCTTTCGCGAAGGCGCCCTGCGCGCCCTGCCCGACGGCCAGATTTACGCCCGTATCCGCGAGTATGTCGCCCCTTTCTTCTCGTTCATCCCCTATCCGCCCGATCGGCCGGGTTCGATTTTCATCTCCGTCCCGATCGACGACGAATGGACCAAGCAGTGGATGGTATATTGGTATAACGATCGAGCCTTGACCGCCGAGGAACGGCAATGGTTTTTGGATGCGGGTTCGGGCAACCCCGATAATTTTTCCGCTACCCTGGGCAGCGTTGATAATCTCTGGCATCAGGATCGCGCGTGGTTGAAGCAAGGGCATTGGACCGGAATCAAATCGATCCCCTATGAAGACTTCGTGGTCGAGGAATCGATGGGCGCCATTGTGGATCGCAGCCGCGAGTATCTGGGCAGTAGCGACACAGTGATTATCCGCGCCCGCCGCATGATGCTGGAGGCGGTCCGCGGCTATCAACAAGGGCAGGTGGCACCGTGGCTGGACGAGAACATCGATTTCCGCAAAATCCGGGCTTTGGCGATCAAATATCCTGAGAGTATGGACTGGCGCCAGATTGACACGCTTAATCCGCCTCAGCTCTGAGCGCTCAGCATGAGATTGGAGAAGTAGCGCGATGCTGACTCGCGAAGAAAACGAACTACTGACCCGCGTCGGCCCCGGCACCCCGATGGGCGAACTGTTGCGTGAATATTGGACCCCGGCGCTGCGCGGCGCCAAGGTGGAGGCCGATGGCGCTCCAGCGCGCGTGCGTCTGCTCGGCGAAAATTTTGTCGCCTTTCGCGCCACCGATGGGCGGGTGGGGTTTTTCGACGAGGGTTGCCCCCATCGCTGCACCTCGCTAGCGCTGGCGCGCAACGAAGACAATGCACTGACCTGCATCTTCCACGGCTGGAAGATTGACGTCTCGGGCAAGGTGGTCGAAGTGCCCTCCGAGCCGCCCGAGCGGCGGACCGAATTCGCTGCCAAGGTACGAGTACGCCATTATCCGGTGCGCGAGGCCGGAGGCATCATATGGGTCTATCTGGGCAAGCGCGAGCAACCACCGACTTTTTTCAATTTCGAGTTCAACTCGCTGCCGCCCAGCCAGTTGCTAATTCGCCGCGCCCAGATGCATTGCAATTGGTTCCAAGGGCTGGAGGGTGTGCTGGATTCCGCCCACCTCAGCGTGCTGCATTCAGGCTGGGTCCACGAAGCCCGCAAGGAGGGTCGCGGCCCCAAGGCAGGGCAGGAGAATCTGATGCCCGCCACCGCCAACAGCAGTCCAGTCTTCGAACTCTCGCCGCGTTCTTACGGTTTTCGCGAGGGTGCTTTGCGCAGGCTCAGCGACGGGACCATCTATGCCCGCATCCGGGAATTTGTCCTGCCCTATTTCTCCTTCATTCCCTTCGCCGCCGAGGTCAACTGCCTGATGATCTGCGCGGTCCCGATCGACGACGAATGGACCGCGCAGTGGTACGTCACCTACAACCCCCATCAACCCATTACGGCGGAGTACCGCGAGGACATGATGCGCGATACCTCGGGTGACTTCGACAATTTCTGCTCCGACATGGGCGGCTGGGACAACATGTGGCATCAGAACCGGCGTCTGATGAAAGAGGGGCATTGGACCGGGCTGCGCAGCGTCAATTTCGAGGACTTCATCGTTCAGGAATCGATGGGGCCCATTGTCGATCGCAGCCGCGAGTACCTGGGCCAGAGTGACTCGGTGATTATTCGCACGCGTCGGATGCTGCTGGAGGCTGCGCGCGCCTTTGCCGCCGGCAAGCCGGCCCCGGGTCAAGAGCAACCGCTAGATTATAGCTCCATCCGCGCCCTAGCGCTGCGCTATTCGGCCGAGCGCAATTGGCTGGAAATCGATCCGCACGCTCCTCCCGCGCCGCTGCCCGGCGGCCTGCTCCCGCCGAGCTGAGCCAGAGCAGCGCGCCACAGCCTTGGGAGATCGGATAAAAAGCCCAGTTGGAACTATCGTCCGTGGGCGCTGTTGTCTCAGACCTGCCGGTTCTGCCAGAAAAGCAGATAATGCCAGACGTCGAGCTCGCGATGGCGAAAAAAGAAAAATCCCAACATTCCCACGCAGGCCAACAGATTACCCGCGGTGATAGCCAATGAACCGACGACGTCGAACAGAGAGTCGTCGATCACGTTAATCACGCCCAGAAAGCAAAATTCCAGCAGCACAAAGGCAAGCACCAATCCAATTCGAAACAGCGGTTGGCGCTCCGAGGCCGCTAGCATCGCGGCGACGATCACGCCGAGCGCGATGAAAACCGAAAAGTGCAGCACGGTGTAGCCGATCACGAAAGGCGTCACGCTCTGGGTAACCATCCTGCTGTCGCCCAAAAAGGCCGCGCCCAGAGCCGCCGGAGTCCGTAACGGGGCACCCGCTCTTAAATCGAGCAACAAAAACCAGGCCGAAACAATGGAGCCGCCAATAACCCCGGACAAAATTCCCTCGGTAACCACGCTCAGACGCTCAGCGCCCAGCAAATTACCGCCCAGGGTGGGGTTGCGAACGAAGAAGTAGACGGTTATCACCGCGGTCGCCAATAAGTTAGCCACCAGCACGCTGAAGCCGCTAATCCAGGGCTGGAGCTCGGGCCGCAGGAGCGTCACCAAGCTGACGAAGAAAACCTCGAAGACCGCGAAGAGAGCTACCATAGCGAACAGGTAGCGCGGAGTGGGCCGAGCGAGCAGCATCAGCCACGCCATCGTCAAACCAAAAAGGGCGAAAATGGTAAAGTGAAAGACGCTGTATTCGAGCGCGCGAAGAGCGAAGGGTATCGTGTCCGCCGGCACAGGCGAGGCATGCAGCAAAGCCGAGCCGAGCATCGCAGGAGTCTGAAAAGGATGGCCGCGCGCGACATCAAAAAGCAAAAACCAAATCGCCACGGCCAAACCGCCCAGCAATCCGGCCGCCACTCCGTCACCCAATACACTGCGGGTACTCTTTGTCGTCATGGTCCGCCTACGCTTGCTTGCCGCTTCCGAGGGGTAAGCTATGTAGCCACTGTCACGGCAGCACCACAGCCGCTACGTGATTGACATCTTTCATTTTGACATATCGGAGGGGCTGGAAACACGGGTAGCGCGGGGTGTGTGTTACAAACACAGGTAAAGGCCGCGGCCTTAACCCTGGAAAATGCTTGCGGGGGGTAGGCGATCAGAACGGTTGCCTCAATAATTCACCAACTGGATAATAACCGGGTGTCCACCAAGCGTGACCTGGCCCGCACCCGCGAACAGCTGCGCAAGGCCGCCCTGGCCGAATTTGCGGCCCGGGGCTTTGCCGGGGCGCGCACTGACTTGATTGCCCGGCGTGCGGGCGTGAACAAGCGGATGCTGTTCTATTGCTTCGGCTCCAAGGCTCAGCTCTATCGCGAAGTATTGCAAAGCAAGCTGACCGAACGCACGGTAATGGTTGAGAGCACTCCTGAAGACCTGCCCAGCGCGCTGCGTCATTGGTCGCTTACTGCGGGGGCCGATCGCCAATGGGTGCGCTTTCTGCAGTGGGAAGCCCTGGAACAGAGCAGTAGGCTGGCGGCGGAGCGACCTCGGCGAGTACTATTCTTGCGCGTCTTGGAGCGCTTTAGGCGCTGGCAGGAAGAAGGGCGGCTGGCTCCCGAAATCGATCCCACGCAGGTGATGTTGGCGATTACTGCGCTTATCCTGTTTCCGGCCGCCTTTCCCCAGTTCGCCCGTCTGATTACTGGTGTACGCCCAGGCAGCAAGCGCTTCCAGCAGGCCCAAGACAATTTTCTGGACTGGCTGGCGATGCGGCTGGTCGAACCGGGCCGATGCCAAAAGGCGGGCTGAAACGCGAGCCCTTGGAGGCAGGGCAATAAACGTGCAAGCCTGCGATTACATGACTCGCAAGCGGCACAGCCGGCGAATCGCGTTCGCGGTCATGGCCGTGCTGGAATTCGGTTGCATGGTCGGGCCCAATTACAAGCCCCCGAATCTTGAATTACCCGCCGATTATGAAACCAATCTGAAGCCCTCTACTCAGGCCCCCCAGACCGACTTGGCGCAATGGTGGCACGGATTCCACGATCCGGTGCTCGACCGCTTAGTGGCGCAGGCCCTGAGCTCCAACCTGGATCTGATGGATGCGGTGGCGCGAGTCCGCGAGGCCCGCGCGCTACAAAGTGAAGCCAGCGCGGCCCTTTACCCCACGCTGGGCGCCAGCACTTCCTACACCCGCGTCCGCTATAGCGAAAATACGCCCTTCGGCTCCTTTCCCCAGATCTTTCCGGTCGAATACAACTTGTTTGAAGGCGGCTTCAATTCGAGCTGGGATCTGGATTTGTTTGGCGGCATCCGCCGCGGCATCCAAGCGCAGCAAGCCGAACTGGAACGCGCGGCGGAAAACCAACGCGACGTGCAAGTGGCGGTGCTGGCCGAGGTCGGCCAGGATTATGTCAATGTGCGTTCCCTGCAGCGACGCATCGCGATCGCACAAAGTAATAGCCAGGCGCAACGGGCTTCGTTGGAGCTAACCCAGGAGCGTTTTCAGATGGGCTTCGCGGCCGAACTGGACGTGGCACAGGCACGCTCCTTGATGCTGGCCACGCAAACCACGATCCCCACTTTGCAAACTTCGCTGGTCCAAACCATCCATCAGTTGGGAGTATTGCTGGGCCGCCCGCCGGAGGCGCTCAGTTCTTCGCTATCTACCACACACCCCTTGTTGAACGTTTCTCAGCTCAACCTCCTCAAGCT
Coding sequences:
- a CDS encoding efflux transporter outer membrane subunit, whose product is MTRKRHSRRIAFAVMAVLEFGCMVGPNYKPPNLELPADYETNLKPSTQAPQTDLAQWWHGFHDPVLDRLVAQALSSNLDLMDAVARVREARALQSEASAALYPTLGASTSYTRVRYSENTPFGSFPQIFPVEYNLFEGGFNSSWDLDLFGGIRRGIQAQQAELERAAENQRDVQVAVLAEVGQDYVNVRSLQRRIAIAQSNSQAQRASLELTQERFQMGFAAELDVAQARSLMLATQTTIPTLQTSLVQTIHQLGVLLGRPPEALSSSLSTTHPLLNVSQLNLLKLRIPAGLPSELLRRRPDIRAAEREMAAASARVGVATAAFFPDFSMTGTVGLESIALSNFIEGASRFWTVGPTLTLPIFEGGRLRAQLAAANAEQEQAFLIYKKTVLQALEEVEDALSAFAHERARHLLLAQNVAAAQRTTDLAEDRYTHGIGSYLDVLEAQRSLYEAQDQLAQSHQLMALDLIALFKALGGGWSPAQG
- a CDS encoding Rieske 2Fe-2S domain-containing protein, which produces MLTHADNELLCRVGPGTPMGALLREYWMPALRSAALEADGAPVRVRLLGENFVAFRATDGRVGFFDEGCPHRCTSLALARNEDNALTCIFHGWKIDVSGKVVEVPSEPPERRTEFAAKVRVRHYPAREAGSMVWVYLGTRPQPPRFYDFEFNLLPDSHVIAMPAIMHANWFQGLEAVLDSAHLGILHSGHMRQAGAFSNNVAMSSISSPTFEFVFKPYGFREGALRALPDGQIYARIREYVAPFFSFIPYPPDRPGSIFISVPIDDEWTKQWMVYWYNDRALTAEERQWFLDAGSGNPDNFSATLGSVDNLWHQDRAWLKQGHWTGIKSIPYEDFVVEESMGAIVDRSREYLGSSDTVIIRARRMMLEAVRGYQQGQVAPWLDENIDFRKIRALAIKYPESMDWRQIDTLNPPQL
- a CDS encoding Rieske 2Fe-2S domain-containing protein, with product MLTREENELLTRVGPGTPMGELLREYWTPALRGAKVEADGAPARVRLLGENFVAFRATDGRVGFFDEGCPHRCTSLALARNEDNALTCIFHGWKIDVSGKVVEVPSEPPERRTEFAAKVRVRHYPVREAGGIIWVYLGKREQPPTFFNFEFNSLPPSQLLIRRAQMHCNWFQGLEGVLDSAHLSVLHSGWVHEARKEGRGPKAGQENLMPATANSSPVFELSPRSYGFREGALRRLSDGTIYARIREFVLPYFSFIPFAAEVNCLMICAVPIDDEWTAQWYVTYNPHQPITAEYREDMMRDTSGDFDNFCSDMGGWDNMWHQNRRLMKEGHWTGLRSVNFEDFIVQESMGPIVDRSREYLGQSDSVIIRTRRMLLEAARAFAAGKPAPGQEQPLDYSSIRALALRYSAERNWLEIDPHAPPAPLPGGLLPPS
- a CDS encoding TetR/AcrR family transcriptional regulator translates to MSTKRDLARTREQLRKAALAEFAARGFAGARTDLIARRAGVNKRMLFYCFGSKAQLYREVLQSKLTERTVMVESTPEDLPSALRHWSLTAGADRQWVRFLQWEALEQSSRLAAERPRRVLFLRVLERFRRWQEEGRLAPEIDPTQVMLAITALILFPAAFPQFARLITGVRPGSKRFQQAQDNFLDWLAMRLVEPGRCQKAG